A genomic window from Corynebacterium fournieri includes:
- a CDS encoding SLC13 family permease, producing MHRHPLFLPAAALLAFASLAAADTDAAAALALRLLPVLAFAAGMSVVVNLAARVHLFEWLVAQLERATSSREAAFAGFLTLAAACTAFFSLDTTAIMLTPLAIQLAARFHLPQPAVVLAVVWIANLASMPLPVSNLTNLLALGGGAFDSQQHFRHAALQPASAAFAVAAAACYLARFAYRGAAGHVEHDSQQHHYPRPGAALLVLCATMLALLGPVPYWVTSTVAAAAMWIAVGTDGRRGGIAPLIPWPALALAAALSATATLCTTAGNVAGAVQHLQGAHPWFIAAAGAAAANAINNIPAYFALEPAADDPLSAMALLIGVNAGPVVTPWASLATLLWADQLKRSGVKVPWKHFTLWGLAVAPVAVGAATAALLVAA from the coding sequence ATGCATCGCCACCCACTTTTCCTTCCCGCTGCTGCACTCCTCGCCTTCGCCAGCCTTGCCGCAGCCGACACTGACGCCGCCGCAGCTCTCGCGCTGCGGCTTTTGCCCGTGCTCGCGTTTGCCGCCGGCATGTCCGTAGTGGTCAACCTGGCCGCCCGGGTCCACCTCTTCGAATGGCTGGTGGCCCAGCTCGAGCGCGCTACCTCGAGCCGGGAGGCGGCCTTCGCGGGCTTTTTGACCCTCGCCGCGGCATGCACAGCGTTTTTCTCCCTCGACACCACTGCCATCATGCTCACCCCGCTGGCCATCCAGCTCGCGGCGCGGTTTCACCTACCCCAACCTGCCGTGGTGCTCGCGGTGGTCTGGATTGCCAACCTGGCTTCGATGCCGCTTCCGGTGTCCAACCTGACCAATCTGCTGGCGCTTGGCGGCGGGGCATTCGATTCACAGCAGCACTTCCGCCACGCAGCCCTGCAGCCGGCCTCGGCCGCTTTCGCCGTGGCCGCGGCGGCGTGCTACCTCGCCCGCTTCGCATACCGCGGAGCCGCCGGGCACGTAGAGCACGACAGTCAGCAGCACCACTACCCGCGCCCCGGAGCCGCGCTGTTGGTCCTGTGCGCCACGATGCTCGCCCTGCTCGGCCCGGTGCCCTACTGGGTCACGAGCACCGTTGCCGCCGCCGCGATGTGGATCGCAGTCGGTACTGACGGCAGGCGCGGCGGCATCGCCCCTTTGATCCCATGGCCCGCGCTGGCACTGGCGGCCGCACTTTCAGCAACGGCGACACTGTGCACCACGGCCGGCAACGTCGCGGGTGCGGTGCAGCACCTCCAAGGCGCGCACCCGTGGTTCATCGCCGCCGCAGGCGCAGCGGCCGCGAACGCGATCAACAACATTCCCGCCTACTTCGCGCTTGAACCCGCGGCCGACGACCCACTCAGTGCGATGGCACTACTTATTGGGGTCAATGCGGGGCCGGTGGTCACACCTTGGGCGTCGCTAGCCACACTGCTCTGGGCAGACCAGCTGAAACGCTCTGGCGTGAAGGTGCCGTGGAAGCACTTCACACTCTGGGGGCTGGCGGTGGCTCCTGTGGCGGTAGGCGCCGCGACGGCCGCGCTGCTGGTGGCCGCGTAG
- the rpmB gene encoding 50S ribosomal protein L28: MSAHCQVTGRKPSFGKTVSHSHRRHSRRWNPNVQKRRFYLPSEGRTITLNVSAKGLKVIDRDGIESVVAQIRARGEKI; encoded by the coding sequence ATGTCGGCACATTGCCAGGTCACGGGACGTAAGCCGTCGTTCGGCAAGACCGTCTCGCACTCGCACCGCCGCCACTCGCGCCGTTGGAACCCCAACGTGCAGAAGCGTCGGTTCTACCTGCCCTCCGAGGGCCGTACCATTACCCTGAACGTCTCCGCTAAGGGCCTGAAGGTCATCGACCGCGACGGTATCGAGTCCGTCGTCGCTCAGATCCGCGCACGAGGTGAGAAGATCTAA
- the rpsR gene encoding 30S ribosomal protein S18 — MMKRNNSRKPRIEQSRRPKKNPLKAKGIESVDYKDVETLRLFISDRHKIRSRRVTGLTPQQQRQVATAVKNAREMALLPFTTR; from the coding sequence ATTATGAAGCGCAACAATTCGCGTAAGCCGCGCATTGAGCAGTCCCGCCGCCCGAAGAAGAACCCGCTGAAGGCGAAGGGCATCGAGTCGGTCGACTACAAGGATGTTGAGACCCTGCGTCTGTTCATCTCCGACCGCCACAAGATCCGTTCTCGTCGCGTCACGGGCCTGACCCCGCAGCAGCAGCGCCAGGTCGCTACCGCTGTGAAGAACGCGCGCGAGATGGCTCTTCTGCCGTTCACCACCCGCTAA
- the purH gene encoding bifunctional phosphoribosylaminoimidazolecarboxamide formyltransferase/IMP cyclohydrolase — protein sequence MSKREIKRALISVYDKTGLEDLARALGEAGVEIVSTGSTAKRIADAGVAVTEVAELTGFPEVLDGRVKTLHPRVHSGILADLRKESHVGQLQELGIEPFQLVVVNLYPFEETVASGASYDECVEQIDIGGPSMVRAAAKNHPSVAVVVDPARYGEVAQAVQQGGFDLEQRKQLALEAFTHTARYDAAVSSWMSSQLGADAAGEGSTTLRYGENPHQAARLESEGWGLAAAKQHGGKEMSYNNYQDADAAWRAAWDHERACVAIIKHANPCGVAVSDTSIADAHQKAHACDPVSAYGGVIACNREVTLELAEQIKPIFTEVVIAPSYEPAALELLQTKKNLRILEVEPKQLEEERKQIAGGWLVQERDSYQAEGDSAANWTLAAGEAADEQTLADLEFAWRAVRCVKSNAILIAAEGASVGIGMGQVNRVDSAKLAVDRANSLDEGRNRTNGAVAASDAFFPFADGFQLLADSGVKAVVQPGGSIRDEEVIAAAKEAGVTMYFTGTRHFAH from the coding sequence ATGTCTAAGCGCGAGATTAAGCGCGCCCTGATTAGCGTCTACGACAAGACGGGGCTGGAAGATCTGGCCCGCGCGCTCGGCGAGGCGGGGGTGGAAATTGTCTCCACCGGCTCGACCGCGAAGCGCATCGCCGACGCTGGCGTGGCGGTGACCGAGGTGGCCGAGCTGACCGGATTCCCGGAGGTGCTCGACGGCCGTGTGAAAACGCTGCACCCGCGCGTGCACTCCGGCATCCTCGCCGACCTGCGCAAGGAAAGCCACGTTGGGCAGCTGCAAGAGCTCGGCATCGAGCCGTTCCAGCTCGTGGTGGTCAACCTGTACCCGTTCGAAGAAACCGTGGCGTCGGGCGCAAGCTACGACGAATGCGTCGAGCAGATCGATATCGGTGGTCCGTCCATGGTCCGCGCCGCCGCGAAGAACCACCCGTCGGTGGCCGTGGTCGTCGACCCTGCCCGCTACGGCGAGGTAGCTCAGGCTGTGCAGCAGGGCGGCTTCGACCTGGAGCAGCGCAAGCAGCTCGCGCTGGAGGCCTTTACGCACACCGCGCGTTACGACGCCGCGGTCTCCTCCTGGATGTCCTCCCAACTCGGCGCGGACGCTGCCGGCGAGGGTTCCACTACGCTGCGCTACGGCGAGAACCCGCACCAAGCCGCTCGCCTCGAGAGCGAAGGCTGGGGCCTGGCCGCCGCGAAGCAGCATGGCGGCAAGGAAATGAGCTACAACAACTACCAGGACGCCGACGCCGCATGGCGCGCCGCCTGGGACCACGAGCGCGCGTGCGTGGCAATCATCAAACACGCCAACCCGTGCGGCGTGGCGGTGTCGGACACCTCAATCGCCGACGCGCACCAGAAGGCGCACGCCTGCGACCCGGTTTCCGCCTACGGCGGCGTGATCGCCTGCAACCGCGAGGTCACCCTCGAGCTGGCGGAGCAGATCAAGCCGATCTTCACCGAGGTGGTCATCGCGCCGTCCTACGAGCCGGCCGCGCTTGAACTGCTGCAGACGAAGAAGAACCTGCGCATCCTCGAAGTGGAGCCGAAGCAGCTCGAAGAGGAGCGCAAGCAGATCGCCGGCGGCTGGCTCGTGCAGGAGCGCGATTCCTACCAGGCCGAAGGCGACAGCGCCGCCAACTGGACCCTTGCTGCCGGCGAGGCCGCGGACGAGCAGACCCTGGCGGACCTGGAGTTTGCGTGGCGTGCTGTGCGGTGCGTCAAATCTAACGCGATCTTGATTGCGGCCGAAGGTGCGTCGGTAGGCATCGGCATGGGCCAGGTCAACCGCGTCGATTCGGCAAAGCTCGCCGTGGACCGCGCGAACTCCCTGGACGAGGGCCGCAACCGCACCAATGGCGCGGTGGCCGCCTCCGACGCGTTTTTCCCGTTCGCGGACGGTTTCCAGCTGCTCGCTGACTCCGGTGTGAAGGCCGTGGTCCAGCCGGGCGGTTCCATCCGCGATGAGGAGGTCATTGCTGCGGCGAAGGAAGCCGGCGTGACCATGTACTTCACCGGCACCCGCCACTTCGCCCACTAG
- a CDS encoding SAF domain-containing protein — protein sequence MDISARLSSLRTPGYRRSVFLRRAAAIVLVTAAIAHVLVDASQSDPPILTFARDVAPGSVLTADDLELRRLPAESVPENALHELALAEGQLLAAAAARGEVVTNTRLVGPDLAGLLTRDEPDGDTFSMVPVPLAEPDVLPLLHHGAVVDVVGQGPRVVAVGGRVVTSGEGDAVLVLLRQDEAAAVAAASLSEPLTLVLSNRPPALTIPNYASRF from the coding sequence ATGGACATCTCCGCGCGACTTTCTTCCCTCCGCACCCCTGGCTACCGGCGCTCGGTGTTTCTCCGCAGGGCCGCAGCCATCGTCCTCGTGACGGCCGCCATCGCGCACGTGCTTGTCGACGCCTCACAGTCCGACCCACCCATCCTCACCTTCGCCCGCGACGTCGCGCCCGGCAGCGTGCTCACCGCTGACGACTTGGAGCTGCGCCGCTTACCGGCGGAATCGGTGCCTGAGAATGCGCTGCATGAGTTAGCGCTGGCGGAAGGGCAGTTGCTCGCCGCAGCCGCCGCCCGCGGCGAGGTGGTCACTAATACCCGCCTGGTCGGGCCCGATCTGGCGGGGCTTCTCACCCGCGACGAACCCGACGGCGACACGTTTTCGATGGTGCCGGTCCCGCTCGCGGAACCGGACGTGTTACCCCTTTTGCACCACGGGGCGGTTGTGGATGTGGTGGGGCAAGGCCCGCGCGTCGTCGCGGTCGGCGGCAGGGTTGTCACCTCAGGGGAGGGCGATGCAGTATTGGTGCTGCTCAGGCAGGATGAGGCGGCTGCCGTGGCGGCGGCGTCGCTGAGCGAACCGCTCACGCTCGTGTTGAGCAACCGTCCACCTGCACTTACTATCCCGAATTATGCTTCAAGGTTTTAA
- the mscL gene encoding large conductance mechanosensitive channel protein MscL → MLQGFKEFILRGNVIQLAVGVVIGAAFTAVVTAFSDAIINPLLAALGGVDYSGLGFHVREGNEATFVDFGAVLTAIINFLLIAAVIYFLLVAPMNKLDAAHKRHKGIDPEEPEPTDTELLTEIRDLLAGQNPNNVHKPLN, encoded by the coding sequence ATGCTTCAAGGTTTTAAAGAATTCATTTTGCGCGGCAACGTCATTCAACTTGCCGTCGGTGTTGTTATCGGTGCGGCATTCACCGCCGTGGTCACTGCGTTCTCCGACGCCATCATCAACCCGCTCCTCGCCGCACTGGGCGGCGTGGACTACTCCGGCCTGGGCTTCCACGTCCGCGAGGGCAACGAGGCGACTTTCGTCGACTTCGGCGCCGTCCTCACCGCCATCATCAACTTCCTGCTCATCGCCGCTGTGATCTACTTCCTGCTTGTTGCTCCGATGAACAAGCTGGATGCCGCCCACAAGCGCCACAAGGGCATCGACCCGGAGGAGCCGGAGCCGACCGACACCGAGCTGCTCACGGAGATCCGCGACCTGCTCGCCGGCCAGAACCCGAACAACGTGCACAAGCCGTTGAACTAG
- a CDS encoding HAMP domain-containing sensor histidine kinase: protein MILRRYAEEADTRPANAGRSLKGSLSVLASLIVAVVILLTALFTYRLSETTRLTVMDDDLRTRTYGVALQLQELEADDAEGYEDVLAQFRRAMPWVKVAAAAPGSNVYYGDPVPVAGPYAATSSGDMLSTRTVAGERVMVRRSDSGVTVAMSQQLDVFNIVSGSWGAAALVIAGTGGLLAWIAGAAISAVGLRPVRRLHRAIDAANQSDQLTELPVEGDDEFAEITTSVNKMISTLEDSKTRQAQLVADAGHELKTPLTSMRTNIELLMMLYNTGRQDQISEQDRKDLERDVMAQMEEMSILIGDLVNLARDEAQGAEPEDFRLDEVLEDALDRVRRRRPDLAFEFEADPWVIHGDRFAMGRAPINLIDNAAKWSPKDGTVRVSLKAAKRNAVLIVDDSGPGIPPEEREKVFERFYRAPESRSMPGSGLGLAIVKQVFDRHNATIVAEESDDGGARFRVVFPGHPPETDTADAADTDSAAAGNTARVIPRKSYS from the coding sequence GTGATTTTGCGGCGCTACGCAGAAGAGGCTGACACGCGCCCGGCGAATGCCGGCCGGTCCCTGAAGGGCAGTCTCTCCGTCCTTGCGAGCCTGATCGTCGCCGTGGTCATCCTCCTGACAGCTCTGTTTACCTACCGGCTGTCGGAGACGACCCGGCTGACGGTGATGGATGACGACTTGCGCACGCGCACTTACGGGGTCGCGCTGCAGCTGCAGGAGCTTGAGGCTGACGACGCCGAAGGTTACGAGGACGTACTCGCGCAGTTCCGGCGCGCGATGCCGTGGGTGAAGGTCGCTGCGGCAGCGCCCGGCTCCAACGTCTACTACGGCGACCCGGTCCCGGTTGCGGGGCCGTACGCCGCGACGTCGTCGGGCGACATGCTTTCGACACGGACGGTCGCGGGCGAGCGCGTGATGGTACGCCGCAGCGACTCCGGTGTGACCGTGGCGATGTCGCAGCAGTTGGACGTGTTCAACATTGTCTCCGGCAGCTGGGGCGCCGCGGCCCTCGTCATCGCAGGCACCGGCGGCCTGCTGGCGTGGATCGCTGGCGCGGCGATCTCCGCAGTCGGTTTGCGCCCGGTGCGCAGGCTGCACCGGGCGATCGACGCCGCGAACCAGTCCGACCAGCTCACCGAGTTGCCCGTGGAAGGCGACGACGAATTCGCGGAGATCACCACCTCGGTGAACAAGATGATCTCCACGCTGGAGGATTCGAAGACGCGGCAGGCGCAGCTGGTGGCCGACGCCGGCCACGAGCTGAAGACGCCGCTGACCTCCATGCGCACCAACATCGAGCTGTTGATGATGCTGTACAACACCGGCCGCCAGGACCAGATCTCCGAGCAGGACCGAAAGGATCTCGAGCGCGATGTGATGGCGCAGATGGAGGAGATGTCCATCCTCATCGGCGATCTGGTCAACCTCGCTCGAGACGAAGCTCAGGGCGCCGAGCCGGAGGACTTCCGCCTGGACGAGGTGCTGGAAGATGCCCTCGACCGCGTGCGGCGCCGCCGCCCCGACTTGGCGTTCGAATTCGAGGCGGACCCGTGGGTCATCCACGGCGACCGCTTCGCAATGGGACGCGCTCCCATCAACCTGATCGACAACGCCGCGAAGTGGTCGCCGAAGGACGGCACGGTGCGTGTGTCGTTGAAGGCGGCGAAGCGCAACGCGGTGCTGATCGTGGACGACTCCGGCCCGGGCATCCCGCCGGAAGAGCGCGAAAAGGTCTTTGAGCGCTTCTACCGCGCGCCGGAGTCGCGCTCCATGCCGGGCTCCGGGCTGGGCCTGGCCATTGTCAAGCAGGTCTTCGACCGCCACAACGCCACGATCGTGGCGGAGGAATCCGACGACGGCGGCGCACGCTTCCGTGTCGTGTTCCCGGGGCACCCGCCCGAGACGGACACCGCGGACGCGGCGGACACTGACAGCGCTGCGGCGGGGAACACCGCCCGTGTGATCCCGCGCAAGAGTTACAGCTGA
- a CDS encoding response regulator transcription factor, with product MKILVADDEQAVRESLRRSLRFNGYDVVLAEDGEDALDQIRVEQPDLTILDLMMPKLDGLGVCRTLRSSGYDGPILMLTARDGVSDRVAGLDAGADDYLPKPFALEELLARVGSLLRRTRSEARKAAEQNQTRLQFEDLVMDTSTRDVTRNGRAISLTRTEFALLHLLLQNPRHVLERQTILEEVWGYDFPTSGNALEVYIGYLRRKTEAGGESRLIHTVRGVGYVMREAAP from the coding sequence ATGAAAATTCTGGTAGCCGACGACGAGCAGGCGGTTCGCGAGTCCCTCCGCCGCTCGCTGCGCTTCAACGGATACGACGTCGTCCTCGCTGAAGATGGCGAGGATGCGCTCGACCAGATCCGCGTGGAGCAGCCTGATCTGACCATCCTCGACCTGATGATGCCCAAGCTGGACGGTCTGGGGGTGTGCCGCACGCTGCGTTCCTCCGGCTACGACGGGCCGATTTTGATGCTCACCGCCCGCGACGGCGTCTCCGACAGGGTGGCCGGCCTCGACGCAGGCGCGGACGATTACTTGCCAAAGCCATTCGCGCTGGAAGAGCTGCTCGCGCGCGTGGGCTCGCTGCTGCGGCGCACCCGCTCCGAGGCGCGTAAGGCGGCGGAGCAGAACCAGACCCGCCTCCAGTTCGAGGATCTGGTCATGGACACCTCCACCCGCGACGTCACACGTAACGGCCGCGCAATTTCTCTGACCCGCACCGAGTTCGCGCTTCTGCACCTGTTGCTGCAGAACCCGCGCCACGTCCTGGAGCGTCAGACGATCTTGGAAGAGGTTTGGGGCTACGATTTCCCGACGTCCGGCAACGCCCTCGAGGTCTACATCGGCTACTTGCGCCGCAAAACTGAGGCCGGCGGCGAATCCCGTCTCATCCACACAGTGCGCGGCGTCGGTTACGTCATGCGGGAGGCCGCTCCGTGA
- a CDS encoding S1C family serine protease, translating into MSELNYPGETSSFPENSGVYQVQSEPPAQQRRSKGAVGTAFAVALATALVAGGGAGYLAGSSQSDGTSATSSTSSSTVKESGDAEGTSQGELRNPTVADPKEAPSGSVEQVAAQVLPAVVSIEVATPRGSAEGSGSIISADGYVLTNHHVIAGADTPGSEMQVTLNDGSRHPAQFIASDVNTDIGVIKIEGVNDLPVMQFGNSDDLRVGQEVVAVGSPLGLSATVTSGIVSALNRPVRASQGGGESSLMDGIQTDAAINPGNSGGPLVDRNGRLIGMNSVIASLSSGGMGDGGQGGSIGLGFAIPSNFAKRVADQLIEKGEASQPMLGVRVSVMQSMGGGAVVAGVEPDSPGQRAGLKTGDTITRLNDRPIDSADALIAATRSKEFGETVTLEVQREGETDTIPVEVTLSSE; encoded by the coding sequence ATGAGTGAACTGAACTACCCGGGCGAAACCTCCAGCTTCCCCGAAAACAGTGGCGTCTACCAGGTTCAATCGGAGCCGCCGGCGCAGCAGCGACGAAGCAAAGGCGCCGTCGGTACGGCGTTCGCAGTCGCACTGGCCACCGCGCTCGTCGCAGGCGGAGGCGCGGGCTACCTCGCCGGCTCGTCCCAGTCCGACGGCACATCCGCAACCAGCTCCACCTCCAGCAGTACGGTGAAGGAGTCGGGGGACGCCGAAGGGACGTCGCAAGGCGAACTGCGTAACCCGACGGTCGCGGACCCGAAGGAAGCCCCCTCGGGCTCTGTGGAGCAGGTGGCGGCGCAGGTGCTGCCGGCCGTGGTCTCCATCGAGGTGGCCACGCCGCGGGGGAGCGCGGAAGGTTCCGGCTCCATCATCTCCGCGGACGGCTACGTGCTGACCAACCACCACGTCATCGCCGGGGCCGACACTCCGGGCTCCGAAATGCAGGTCACGCTCAACGACGGCTCACGCCACCCCGCCCAGTTCATTGCCTCCGACGTCAACACCGACATCGGCGTGATCAAAATCGAAGGCGTCAACGACCTGCCGGTGATGCAGTTCGGCAACTCCGACGACCTCCGCGTCGGCCAGGAAGTGGTCGCCGTCGGCTCCCCGCTGGGACTGTCGGCGACGGTGACCAGCGGTATCGTCTCGGCACTCAACCGCCCCGTGCGCGCCTCACAGGGCGGCGGGGAAAGCTCGCTCATGGACGGCATCCAGACCGACGCGGCGATCAACCCCGGCAACTCCGGCGGCCCGTTGGTGGACCGCAACGGCAGGCTCATCGGCATGAACTCCGTAATTGCGTCCTTGTCCTCCGGGGGCATGGGCGATGGAGGCCAGGGCGGCTCCATCGGTCTCGGCTTTGCTATCCCGTCGAACTTTGCCAAGCGTGTGGCGGACCAACTCATCGAAAAGGGAGAGGCCTCCCAGCCGATGCTCGGCGTGCGCGTCAGCGTGATGCAGAGCATGGGCGGCGGCGCCGTGGTCGCGGGGGTGGAGCCGGACAGCCCCGGTCAGCGGGCCGGACTGAAAACCGGCGACACGATCACCCGCCTCAACGACCGCCCCATCGACTCAGCAGATGCCCTGATCGCGGCCACCCGCTCCAAGGAGTTCGGCGAGACGGTGACACTGGAGGTGCAGCGGGAGGGGGAGACCGACACCATTCCGGTAGAGGTGACCTTGAGTTCCGAGTAA
- a CDS encoding TetR/AcrR family transcriptional regulator, giving the protein MAKPVGRPRKQSPRRKGATARDEILDAASELFTRKGFATTSTHDIAEAVGMRQASLYYHFPSKRDIFLTLLMSTIQPALELASDLAKTDEAAAVKLWALVAAESRILLSSNWNIGRLYQLPALLSEEFTEYHEARQQLEAIFRRLAGQIVGEDDPRIELPFHMTLAAIEMRDNTGVAPYPLVDDALPAPAVTIADAVLDVLHTDLPERRTERMLELMDLVGGDEN; this is encoded by the coding sequence ATGGCGAAACCGGTCGGAAGACCACGCAAGCAGAGCCCCCGCCGCAAGGGCGCCACAGCGCGCGATGAGATCCTTGACGCCGCCTCTGAGCTGTTTACCCGAAAAGGGTTTGCCACCACGTCCACGCACGACATCGCCGAGGCAGTAGGCATGCGCCAGGCCTCGCTGTATTACCACTTCCCGTCCAAGCGCGACATCTTCCTCACGCTGCTGATGAGCACGATCCAGCCAGCGCTCGAGCTCGCGTCGGACCTGGCAAAGACCGACGAGGCCGCGGCGGTGAAGCTGTGGGCCCTGGTGGCAGCAGAATCGCGCATCCTACTGTCGTCGAATTGGAATATTGGCCGGCTGTACCAGCTGCCGGCGCTGCTTTCGGAGGAGTTCACGGAGTACCACGAGGCCCGCCAGCAGCTCGAGGCGATCTTCCGCCGCCTTGCGGGGCAGATCGTGGGCGAGGACGACCCCCGAATCGAGCTGCCGTTCCACATGACGCTTGCGGCGATCGAGATGCGAGACAACACCGGCGTTGCGCCTTATCCGCTTGTCGACGACGCGTTGCCGGCCCCCGCCGTGACCATCGCGGACGCCGTCTTGGATGTGCTCCACACAGACCTGCCCGAGCGCCGCACCGAGCGCATGCTGGAGCTAATGGACCTCGTTGGCGGCGACGAGAACTAG
- a CDS encoding type B 50S ribosomal protein L31 — MRKDIHPDYHPVIFQDANTGHKFLTRSTLTSARTEQWEDGNEYPLIVVDVTAESHPFWTGAQRLMDTAGRVEKFNQRFGGMARRKKKTK, encoded by the coding sequence ATGAGGAAAGACATTCACCCGGATTACCACCCGGTGATTTTCCAGGACGCGAACACGGGCCACAAGTTCCTGACGCGTTCCACCCTGACCTCCGCCCGCACCGAGCAGTGGGAGGACGGCAACGAGTACCCGCTCATCGTGGTCGACGTGACCGCTGAGTCCCACCCGTTCTGGACCGGCGCACAGCGTCTCATGGACACCGCCGGCCGCGTGGAGAAGTTCAACCAGCGTTTCGGTGGTATGGCCCGCCGTAAGAAGAAAACCAAGTAG
- a CDS encoding MogA/MoaB family molybdenum cofactor biosynthesis protein: MPELFDALDITEPDDATLRAAELEENSPTSPCAIVVLVGDHRYDAPGDNTDEMVVELLREVGYQVDGVVRVKSKKSEIRKAIETGVVGGVDLVLTLGGTGVGPRDKTPGATRAVIDKMVPGVSQAIRASGQACGAVDACTSRGVCGVSGSTVVLNLASSRQAIRDGVSTAAPLVSHLINELNQYSV; this comes from the coding sequence ATGCCGGAACTGTTTGACGCGCTCGACATCACTGAGCCGGACGATGCCACGCTGCGCGCCGCCGAGCTGGAGGAAAATTCCCCGACCTCGCCGTGCGCCATCGTCGTGCTCGTGGGCGACCACCGCTACGACGCGCCCGGCGACAACACCGACGAGATGGTGGTGGAGCTGCTGCGCGAGGTCGGCTACCAGGTCGACGGCGTGGTGCGCGTGAAGTCCAAGAAGTCCGAGATCCGCAAGGCCATCGAGACCGGTGTCGTCGGCGGCGTGGACCTCGTGCTCACGCTCGGCGGCACCGGTGTCGGCCCGCGCGACAAGACCCCGGGGGCGACCCGCGCTGTCATTGACAAGATGGTGCCAGGCGTCAGCCAGGCCATCCGCGCCTCCGGCCAGGCGTGCGGCGCAGTGGACGCCTGCACTTCGCGCGGAGTCTGCGGAGTCTCCGGTTCCACGGTGGTGCTCAACCTCGCCTCTAGCCGCCAGGCCATCCGTGACGGCGTGTCCACTGCAGCTCCGCTGGTGAGTCACCTCATCAACGAGCTGAACCAGTACTCGGTCTAG
- the rpmG gene encoding 50S ribosomal protein L33, with the protein MARNDIRPIIKLKSTAGTGFTYVTRKNKRNNPDRITLKKYDPVVRKHVEFREER; encoded by the coding sequence ATGGCACGTAACGATATCCGCCCGATCATCAAGCTCAAGTCCACTGCGGGCACCGGTTTCACCTATGTGACCCGTAAGAACAAGCGCAACAACCCGGATCGCATCACGCTGAAGAAGTACGACCCGGTTGTGCGCAAGCACGTCGAATTCCGCGAGGAGCGATAA
- the rpmF gene encoding 50S ribosomal protein L32, which produces MATPKFKKSRANTRMRRSQWKADNADLQTVKIDGQEVRIPRRLVKAAQAGLIDVEQF; this is translated from the coding sequence ATGGCAACTCCGAAGTTCAAGAAGTCCCGCGCCAACACGCGCATGCGCCGTTCCCAGTGGAAGGCCGACAACGCCGACCTGCAGACCGTCAAGATCGACGGCCAGGAGGTGCGCATCCCACGCCGTCTGGTCAAGGCCGCTCAGGCTGGTCTGATCGACGTCGAGCAGTTCTAA
- the rpsN gene encoding 30S ribosomal protein S14 — MAKKSKIAKNEQRKEIVARYAERRNELKAIIKNPETSDEDRLDAQFELNRQPRDASPVRVRNRDSRDGRPRGYLRKFGVSRVRMREMAHRGELPGVRKSSW; from the coding sequence ATGGCGAAGAAGTCTAAGATCGCTAAGAACGAGCAGCGTAAAGAGATCGTCGCCCGCTACGCGGAGCGTCGCAACGAGCTCAAGGCAATCATCAAGAACCCGGAGACCTCCGACGAGGACCGTCTTGATGCGCAGTTCGAGCTCAACCGTCAGCCGCGCGACGCCTCCCCGGTGCGCGTGCGCAACCGTGACTCGCGTGACGGCCGCCCCCGCGGCTACCTCCGCAAGTTCGGTGTTTCCCGTGTCCGTATGCGCGAGATGGCTCACCGCGGTGAGCTGCCTGGCGTCCGTAAGTCTTCGTGGTAA